A stretch of Acidobacteriota bacterium DNA encodes these proteins:
- a CDS encoding nucleotide excision repair endonuclease, with amino-acid sequence MLVPAGLVHIEGTGWWLGHDGAASAPTPRPIAGAAGPPRAGEEASFALVDLDAGPLDATTEADWDAVSSVLAGNELVLFDPRREAPWILAGLARRNLPGPRAVRSLAPAVRGRARIPRGSDLEGICRALGAPYREGESAHDAARNVAACLRIAEESRPAVAVPGSEALAGARVLTPAFLDSVPERPGVYRFFDNEGGLLYVGKAANLRRRLRAHAAAASAGRTPRKGTPALARLARVELEVSGSELQALLEEARAIRRERPRDNVQREVHERGRTYAPSRRVALIFESETRGVVIALFVDGGAFEAAVRLGPRGGGVLRAKAILSRLFRPGRRAARRSDPGSREGEVLRSWLARHGDSVTRVDLDSATGAAGALARVRAAAESVRRGEGGPALHR; translated from the coding sequence GTGCTCGTCCCGGCCGGCCTCGTCCACATCGAGGGGACCGGATGGTGGCTCGGGCACGACGGCGCCGCCTCCGCTCCCACGCCGCGGCCGATCGCCGGCGCCGCGGGCCCGCCGCGAGCGGGCGAGGAAGCGTCGTTCGCTCTCGTGGACCTGGATGCCGGCCCTCTCGATGCGACGACCGAGGCCGACTGGGACGCCGTTTCGTCCGTGCTCGCCGGCAACGAGCTCGTCCTTTTCGATCCGCGCCGCGAGGCCCCGTGGATTCTGGCCGGCCTGGCGCGACGAAACCTTCCCGGGCCCCGCGCGGTGCGATCCCTCGCGCCGGCGGTGCGGGGGCGCGCAAGGATTCCTCGAGGGAGCGATCTCGAGGGGATTTGCCGCGCTCTCGGGGCGCCGTACCGCGAGGGGGAGAGCGCGCACGACGCGGCGCGCAACGTCGCCGCGTGCCTGCGGATCGCGGAGGAGAGCCGCCCGGCGGTGGCCGTCCCCGGATCCGAGGCGCTCGCGGGCGCGCGCGTCCTCACCCCGGCATTTCTCGATTCGGTGCCCGAGAGGCCGGGGGTCTACAGGTTCTTCGACAACGAGGGCGGACTGCTCTACGTCGGCAAGGCGGCGAACCTGAGGCGCCGGCTCCGCGCCCACGCCGCCGCGGCATCCGCGGGGCGGACCCCGCGGAAGGGGACGCCCGCTCTCGCGCGGCTCGCGCGCGTGGAGCTCGAAGTCAGCGGCTCGGAGCTTCAGGCGCTCCTCGAGGAGGCCCGCGCGATCCGGCGCGAGCGCCCGCGGGACAATGTCCAGCGCGAGGTGCACGAACGGGGAAGGACCTACGCCCCCTCGCGCCGCGTCGCCCTCATCTTCGAGTCGGAGACGCGGGGAGTGGTCATCGCCCTGTTCGTCGACGGCGGCGCGTTCGAGGCGGCCGTCCGGCTCGGGCCGAGGGGGGGAGGCGTCTTGAGGGCGAAGGCGATCCTGTCGCGCCTCTTCCGTCCGGGGCGCCGCGCGGCGCGGCGAAGCGACCCGGGATCACGCGAGGGCGAGGTGCTTCGATCCTGGCTCGCGCGTCACGGCGACTCGGTGACGCGCGTGGATCTCGATTCCGCGACCGGCGCGGCGGGAGCGCTGGCGAGAGTGCGCGCCGCGGCGGAGTCGGTTCGCCGCGGAGAGGGAGGGCCGGCGCTGCATCGATGA
- a CDS encoding NAD(P)/FAD-dependent oxidoreductase has protein sequence MAEERKTRVVVLGGGFAGVYAAMELERALGRDASVEITLVNRENFFLFTPMLHEVAASDLDLTHIVNPIRKLLTRASFFHGRVLSIDLEGREVQVSHGPEATEQHPHTLPFDHLVLALGGVTNFYGLPGLEERALTMKSLGDAIALRNRLIENLEEADFECCPDVRRRMMTFVVAGGGFAGVETVAAINDFVRDALKFYPNLRETDVRMVLVHAGDGILPELSRKLGAYALEKLSARGVEMRLGTRVQAFESDGVRLGDGTLIATRTLVWTAGTSPNPLLAPLPLAKERGRVVANEFLEVPGHPGVWALGDCAVVPDRTTGGSCPPTAQHASRQGKILARNIAAAIRGGRKRPFVFRTIGQLAAIGRRSGVASILGVNFSGFLAWWMWRTIYLSKLPRLERKIRVAIDWTLDLVFTKDLVQCPTARGHSISGDPSLSTHPQAREPMAVIGA, from the coding sequence ATGGCCGAAGAACGGAAGACGCGCGTCGTCGTGCTCGGCGGCGGGTTCGCGGGCGTCTACGCGGCGATGGAGCTCGAGAGAGCGCTGGGCCGGGACGCCTCGGTGGAGATCACGCTCGTCAACAGGGAGAACTTCTTCCTCTTCACGCCGATGCTCCACGAGGTCGCGGCCTCGGATCTCGATCTCACCCACATCGTCAATCCCATCCGAAAGCTCCTGACGCGGGCCTCGTTCTTCCACGGCCGCGTCCTCTCGATCGATCTCGAAGGGCGCGAGGTGCAGGTGAGCCACGGCCCGGAGGCCACGGAGCAGCACCCGCACACCCTCCCCTTCGATCACCTGGTCCTCGCTCTCGGGGGCGTCACGAACTTCTACGGGCTCCCGGGTCTCGAAGAGCGCGCCCTCACGATGAAATCGCTGGGGGACGCGATCGCGCTCCGCAACCGGCTGATCGAAAACCTCGAGGAGGCCGATTTCGAGTGCTGCCCCGACGTGAGGCGGCGCATGATGACCTTCGTCGTGGCCGGCGGCGGCTTCGCCGGCGTCGAGACGGTGGCCGCGATCAACGACTTCGTCCGCGACGCGCTGAAGTTCTACCCGAATCTCCGGGAGACGGACGTGCGGATGGTCCTGGTCCACGCCGGGGATGGAATCCTGCCGGAGCTCTCGCGCAAGCTCGGCGCCTACGCTCTCGAGAAGCTCTCGGCCCGGGGCGTCGAGATGCGCCTCGGCACGCGCGTCCAGGCCTTCGAGAGCGACGGCGTGCGCCTCGGCGATGGCACGCTCATCGCGACGCGCACGCTCGTCTGGACCGCGGGGACCTCCCCCAACCCTCTTCTCGCCCCTCTGCCGCTTGCGAAGGAGCGCGGGCGCGTGGTCGCGAACGAGTTCCTGGAGGTGCCCGGGCATCCGGGGGTGTGGGCCCTCGGCGACTGCGCGGTCGTTCCCGACCGGACGACGGGCGGCTCGTGCCCGCCCACGGCGCAGCACGCCTCGCGCCAGGGAAAGATCCTCGCCCGCAACATCGCCGCGGCGATCCGCGGGGGGCGCAAGAGGCCGTTCGTCTTCAGAACCATCGGCCAGCTCGCCGCGATCGGGCGGCGCAGCGGCGTCGCGAGCATTCTCGGGGTGAACTTCTCGGGCTTTCTCGCCTGGTGGATGTGGCGGACGATCTACCTCTCGAAGCTTCCGCGCCTCGAGCGCAAGATCCGCGTGGCGATCGACTGGACGCTCGATCTCGTCTTCACGAAGGACCTCGTCCAGTGCCCGACGGCGCGCGGTCACTCGATATCCGGGGATCCGTCCCTCTCGACGCACCCTCAGGCCCGCGAGCCCATGGCCGTGATCGGCGCGTGA
- a CDS encoding outer membrane beta-barrel protein, with product MTGARSAGFLTVSIALAALAGGALAAPYSTPHSGRAGHGELLFGLGSMTSDSARLDPNQTLDAGDGTTFDVRFQFHFNDNIGIQIDAMGERESTTLREFGFLPDKQDTSTGFLFANFLFDFVPSPVTPYVAVGVGSFSHRGLTFFDLNNCIAPNICAVVTTRESGSAFDAAFGFEGHSRGPLCWAAEAKYIYYEFSNFQESWNRYQFSGHLGFRF from the coding sequence ATGACAGGAGCCAGGTCGGCTGGTTTCTTGACGGTGTCGATCGCGCTGGCCGCTCTGGCGGGCGGCGCGCTGGCGGCGCCCTACTCCACGCCCCACTCAGGAAGGGCGGGGCACGGCGAGCTGCTCTTCGGCCTCGGATCGATGACGAGCGACAGCGCCCGGCTCGACCCCAACCAGACGCTCGACGCCGGGGACGGGACGACCTTCGACGTCCGCTTCCAATTCCACTTCAACGACAACATCGGGATCCAGATCGACGCGATGGGGGAGCGCGAGAGCACGACGCTTCGCGAGTTCGGGTTCCTTCCGGACAAGCAGGACACGTCCACCGGATTCCTGTTCGCGAACTTCCTCTTCGATTTCGTCCCCTCGCCCGTCACCCCCTACGTGGCCGTGGGGGTCGGCAGCTTCAGCCACCGAGGCTTGACCTTCTTCGATCTCAACAACTGCATCGCGCCGAACATCTGCGCGGTCGTCACGACGCGGGAGAGCGGCTCCGCCTTCGACGCCGCCTTCGGGTTCGAGGGGCACTCGCGCGGCCCGCTCTGCTGGGCGGCCGAGGCGAAGTACATCTACTACGAGTTCTCGAACTTTCAGGAGTCGTGGAACCGCTACCAGTTCTCGGGGCACCTGGGCTTCAGGTTCTGA
- the dusB gene encoding tRNA dihydrouridine synthase DusB, with amino-acid sequence MLRIGPLAIHPPLVLAPMAGITDTHFRSIIRKVGGVGLVSMEFISSESLTRGVERTLNMIAFEQEERPLAIQIYGSHADRMALAADIVEEVGADVCDINMGCPANKILKGCSGAALMGDLKLAASIIASVKRRLSVPLTVKFRAGLDDRRLNYLELGRICEGEGVAAVTLHPRTAKQFYSGRADWARIRTLKEALSIPVIGNGDVTSPVEAAAMMRETGCDGVMIGRGALQNPWIFRQTEALLDGARPEAIASLAPTVSDRRALILHHFQRLRDREEEKHALHRIRTFTGWYTHGLPNGRSLRQTISSLREISSFIDAVEEFFARETPVPEERAPVGPFAIAPAPARTA; translated from the coding sequence ATGCTGCGCATCGGCCCGCTCGCCATCCACCCTCCGCTGGTCCTCGCCCCGATGGCAGGGATCACCGACACACATTTCCGCTCGATCATCCGGAAGGTCGGCGGCGTGGGGCTCGTGTCGATGGAGTTCATCTCCAGCGAGTCGCTCACGCGGGGCGTCGAGCGCACGCTCAACATGATCGCCTTCGAGCAGGAGGAGCGCCCGCTCGCCATCCAGATCTACGGGAGCCACGCGGACCGCATGGCGCTCGCCGCCGACATCGTCGAGGAGGTCGGCGCCGACGTCTGCGACATCAACATGGGCTGCCCGGCGAACAAGATCCTCAAGGGATGCTCCGGGGCGGCGCTCATGGGCGATCTGAAGCTTGCGGCGTCGATCATCGCGTCGGTGAAGCGGCGCCTCTCGGTCCCGCTCACGGTGAAGTTCCGCGCGGGGCTCGACGACCGGAGGCTCAACTACCTGGAGCTCGGCCGCATCTGCGAGGGAGAAGGCGTCGCCGCGGTGACGCTCCACCCCCGCACCGCGAAGCAGTTCTACTCGGGGAGGGCCGACTGGGCCCGGATCCGCACGCTCAAGGAGGCGCTCTCGATCCCGGTGATCGGGAACGGCGACGTCACCTCTCCCGTCGAGGCGGCGGCGATGATGCGGGAGACGGGGTGCGACGGCGTGATGATCGGCCGCGGCGCGCTGCAGAACCCGTGGATCTTCCGTCAGACCGAGGCGCTCCTCGACGGCGCGAGGCCCGAGGCGATCGCCTCCCTCGCGCCGACCGTCAGCGATCGCAGGGCCCTCATCCTCCATCACTTCCAGAGGCTCCGGGATCGCGAGGAGGAGAAGCACGCCCTCCACCGGATCCGCACCTTCACCGGCTGGTACACGCACGGGCTGCCGAACGGACGCTCGCTGCGCCAGACCATCAGCTCGCTCCGGGAGATCTCCTCCTTCATCGACGCGGTCGAGGAGTTCTTCGCGAGGGAGACGCCGGTGCCGGAGGAGAGGGCGCCGGTGGGGCCGTTCGCCATCGCCCCCGCGCCGGCGCGAACGGCCTGA
- a CDS encoding A/G-specific adenine glycosylase produces the protein MATGAPLARELAAWYAANARDLPWRRRVSPYRVLVSEIMLQQTMVETAAPYFERFVRAFPDVATLAAAGIDEILELWSGLGYYRRARLLHEAARALVRDHGGRVPEDEATLRSLPGIGPYTASAIRAIAHRRPAIALDGNLRRVLARVVALEGDVRGAGAGRVLTARGLELLASGDPSAFNQALMDLGATICTPREPGCPRCPIRNACRARALGLTGSIPPVAPRPRSIAVTLAAAVLTDGPHVLLRRRGGRLMAGMWEFPAWRVASRAAAVARLSREAGAAGRLQGDLRHVATLRHTITRHRITLEVFQGVVKAAPAPGRRPARAAARQGSGADLSGERDSGPPRWFSPARARALPLTGMAKKILRSTAPL, from the coding sequence GTGGCGACGGGGGCGCCTCTGGCGCGGGAACTCGCGGCCTGGTACGCCGCGAACGCGCGCGATCTGCCGTGGCGGCGCCGCGTGAGCCCGTACCGCGTCCTCGTCTCCGAGATCATGCTCCAGCAGACGATGGTCGAGACGGCGGCGCCCTACTTCGAGCGCTTCGTCCGGGCCTTCCCTGACGTGGCCACTCTCGCGGCCGCCGGGATCGACGAGATCCTCGAGCTCTGGTCCGGCCTCGGCTACTACCGGCGCGCGAGGCTTCTCCACGAGGCGGCGCGGGCCCTCGTCCGGGATCACGGGGGGCGCGTTCCGGAGGACGAGGCCACGCTCAGGAGCCTGCCGGGGATCGGCCCCTACACCGCCTCGGCGATCCGCGCCATCGCCCATCGGCGACCCGCGATCGCGCTCGACGGGAATCTGAGGCGCGTTCTCGCGCGCGTCGTGGCTCTCGAAGGGGACGTTCGCGGTGCGGGCGCGGGGCGAGTGCTCACGGCCCGCGGACTCGAGCTCCTCGCCTCCGGCGACCCCTCGGCGTTCAACCAGGCGCTCATGGATCTGGGCGCGACCATCTGCACTCCCCGCGAGCCCGGATGCCCGCGCTGTCCGATCCGGAACGCCTGCCGGGCCCGGGCGCTCGGCCTCACGGGGTCGATCCCCCCCGTCGCGCCGCGCCCTCGCTCGATCGCGGTCACGCTCGCGGCCGCGGTCCTCACGGATGGGCCGCACGTGCTGCTCCGCCGGCGGGGTGGGCGGCTCATGGCAGGGATGTGGGAGTTCCCCGCGTGGCGCGTCGCGTCCCGCGCAGCCGCCGTCGCGCGGCTCTCCCGGGAGGCCGGCGCCGCCGGCCGGCTCCAGGGAGATCTCCGGCACGTCGCGACGCTCCGGCACACGATCACCCGCCACCGGATCACCCTCGAGGTCTTCCAGGGAGTGGTGAAGGCGGCACCGGCGCCGGGGCGCCGGCCGGCGCGCGCCGCCGCGCGGCAGGGGAGCGGCGCGGATCTCTCGGGCGAGCGGGATTCGGGTCCCCCCCGCTGGTTCTCCCCCGCGCGCGCCAGGGCGTTGCCCCTGACGGGGATGGCGAAGAAGATCCTGAGATCGACCGCACCCCTGTGA